The following are encoded together in the Onychostoma macrolepis isolate SWU-2019 chromosome 03, ASM1243209v1, whole genome shotgun sequence genome:
- the LOC131535889 gene encoding uncharacterized protein LOC131535889 has translation MATVKTFLTILNLLLYSCFCSDTNCKDGECKPIKDTTQVICECHNMCLDTCLVKPCGVNAKCSSSNRDRSCSCVGPWKGDPYEGCRSQDLQWVQTREVPSNAVRSKTQLVVCKAIGPDSGWHSGFVKDQRCNYEYNWSKHQANNYEVLVDPCGGSGWKWVEGEQQNMVSYDKSVRFQESNTMCVVEKVMALWGSFSTREMAFCAILPRTIPGMNISMLWFHNHVSEDTSP, from the exons ATGGCTACTGTGAAGACATTCCTTACAATCCTTAATCTGCTTCTATACAGCTGTTTCTGCTCGGACACGAATTGTAAAGATGGAGAATGTAAACCCATTAAGGACACCACACAAGTAATCTGCGAGTGCCATAACATGTGTCTTGACACATGCTTAGTTAAACCCTGTGGAGTGAACGCCAAATGCTCCTCCTCCAATCGTGACAGGAGCTGCAGCTGTGTGGGGCCGTGGAAAGGAGACCCATACGAGGGCTGCAGGAGTCAGGACCTCCAGTGGGTTCAGACCAGAGAAGTGCCCAGCA ATGCTGTTCGTTCTAAAACCCAACTTGTGGTGTGCAAAGCCATTGGACCTGACAGTGGGTGGCACAGTGGGTTTGTAAAGGATCAACGCTGTAATTATGAATACAACTGGAGCAAGCATCAGGCCAACAACTATGAG GTTCTGGTTGATCCTTGTGGAGGAAGTGGTTGGAAATGGGTGGAGGGGGAACAGCAGAACATGGTCTCATATGACAAATCAGTGAGGTTTCAGGAGTCAAATACTATGTGTGTAG TGGAAAAAGTGATGGCCTTGTGGGGAAGCTTTTCAACACGCGAGATGGCTTTCTGTGCCATATTGCCAAGGACAATACCAGGGATGAACATTTCTATGCTCTGGTTCCACAACCATGTATCTGAAGACACTTCACCATGA
- the LOC131538007 gene encoding mas-related G-protein coupled receptor member A5-like — MAQHNISINDSTASDDDLLMEFISKYYYAERVFIWILSVVEIPVMILTLIGLCFIIKSRPAASVFVSNLILSDLIQVICILIAAANSLPYNLSRAYLYSLITGLYFMACVAFERYLLVSHPIWYRSHQSLKLSCFISVIVWFVPLIFVLLSYFYLSIIPVCIVCLIPYPIIILCFAGTRRGLSRSISLTALKRKLILGSLFLVLLTYTFLILPFVIMLFIVYFDRYYSVVVMKFHSYTHLLVCVNPLADCVLYLFMRPDIRNMMKSVRCCCRRQRSNHNQDEHSVVNPQNSCCTVVCCISAQEPASHSLNTCSSV; from the coding sequence ATGGCACAACATAACATCAGCATCAATGACTCAACTGCATCAGATGATGATTTATTGATGGAGtttataagtaaatattattatgCAGAACGTGTATTTATCTGGATCCTTTCAGTCGTTGAGATCCCAGTCATGATCTTAACTCTGATTGGTTTGTGTTTCATCATCAAATCTCGGCCTGCTGCTTCAGTTTTTGTTAGTAATTTGATACTTTCAGATCTCATACAGGTCATTTGTATATTAATAGCAGCAGCAAACTCATTGCCATATAATCTGAGTAGAGCATATCTCTATTCTTTGATTACGGGTCTGTATTTTATGGCATGTGTTGCTTTTGAACGATATCTTCTGGTTTCTCATCCTATCTGGTACAGATCTCACCagtcactcaaactctcctgttttatttctgtgatcgtcTGGTTTGTGCCTCTGATCTTTGTATTGCtctcttatttttatttgagtaTTATACCCGTGTGTATAGTGTGTTTAATTCCCTACCCCATCATCATTCTCTGTTTTGCTGGCACTCGTCGAGGTCTTTCTCGCTCAATATCTCTGACTGCTCTGAAGCGAAAATTAATTTTGGGCAGTTTGTTCCTGGTGCTGTTGACTTACACATTTCTCATTCTGCCTTTTGTGATTatgttatttattgtatattttgatCGCTATTACAGTGTTGTTGTTATGAAATTTCACTCCTATACACATTTGCTCGTGTGTGTGAATCCACTTGCTGACTGTGTGCTGTACCTGTTCATGAGGCCTGATATTCGTAATATGATGAAGTCTGTTCGCTGCTGTTGTAGACGTCAGAGATCGAATCACAACCAGGACGAACACTCTGTAGTGAATCCACAGAACAGCTGCTGTACTGTAGTGTGCTGTATTTCAGCTCAAGAGCCTGCATCTCATTCACTGAACACCTGCAGCTCAGTTTAA